DNA sequence from the Gemmatimonadota bacterium genome:
ACAGCATGGACGAGCCACATCGTATAGACGGGGCCATAGCGGTCGTGACCGGGGCGGCACAGGGGCTCGGACTGGGTATCGCGGAGCGGCTTGCACGCAACGGCGCGACCGCGGTGATGGCGGATCTGCAACGCGAAAAAGTCGAGGAAGAAGCCGGAAAACTCCGCAGGCAGGGGTTGGAGGCTGTTCCCGGGTATCTGGACGTTTCAGACAGCGCGTCGGTAACCGCGTTCTTCGATGAGGTCGTCGAAGCGCATGGCAGGCTCGACATCCTGGTCAACAACGCAGGGGTTGGTCAGCAGGTTACGCCGGTAGTCGAACTCGACGACGGGGAGTGGGACCGGGTGATCCGGGTCACGTTGACCGGGACCTTCTATTGCTGCCGGGCGGCAGGCGGGATCATGGAGCGCCAGGAGTCGG
Encoded proteins:
- a CDS encoding SDR family NAD(P)-dependent oxidoreductase — protein: MDEPHRIDGAIAVVTGAAQGLGLGIAERLARNGATAVMADLQREKVEEEAGKLRRQGLEAVPGYLDVSDSASVTAFFDEVVEAHGRLDILVNNAGVGQQVTPVVELDDGEWDRVIRVTLTGTFYCCRAAGGIMERQESGCILNISSINGQNPAALVAAYNVAKEGVISLTRTLALELAAYGVRVNAVCPGPVYTEFNRSNMAQRSRTLGLTEEQMIERIRSAIPLGRWGEPEDIANGVAFLCSPAAGWITGEVLRVSGGMEGVAAAPGRRVTED